One Aegilops tauschii subsp. strangulata cultivar AL8/78 chromosome 7, Aet v6.0, whole genome shotgun sequence genomic window carries:
- the LOC120969586 gene encoding 11-beta-hydroxysteroid dehydrogenase A-like, whose protein sequence is MNLFQLAYQYAAKGACLALVARKEWSLWQVADRAFELGAPDVIILPGDVADPDDYNRFVQATIDHYGQWRPWKA, encoded by the exons ATGAATTTATTT CAACTGGCTTACCAGTACGCCGCCAAGGGGGCATGCCTTGCCCTGGTAGCAAGGAAGGAGTGGAGCCTGTGGCAGGTCGCCGACCGCGCCTTCGAGCTCGGCGCGCCGGATGTGATCATTCTCCCCGGGGACGTCGCAGACCCCGACGACTACAACCGATTTGTTCAGGCCACAATCGACCACTACGGCCAAT GGCGACCGTGGAAGGCATGA